In Kaistella faecalis, a genomic segment contains:
- a CDS encoding 4-alpha-glucanotransferase, which produces MKLFFNINFLTKLGENLQLLIIEETAEDKIYPLYYTDNGNWTAEVDYFSKNITYKYRLVNETQEVLDEEFSLHQLNFPHNYDEFLIYDSWNSKNFPENYLNNKILKNKLSGFKPEKTPVLKRHTHLFRIEAPIYQVNWQLVIMGSNDALGNWNKDYAVNMAQSDFGIWEAAVEIPLDLMIQYKYGLRDRNTGEVFDIEYGDNRWALPNQEKNILQIKADHYFRFKSFEMYHAAGVAVPVFAMRTENGFGVGEFADLRNLADWAKEANLSILQILPINDTTANYSWTDSYPYAAISVYALHPQYISVEKMEFPLPDELVAEYQEEKQQLNSLNLIDYEKMISGKWKFVNAVFELHQAEILKDRNFKKFIKENEEWLVPYAAFCVLRDKYNTPNFNLWKTHKKYIAGKIAPFFSANSKDYSQSMLHAWVQYQLHLQLNDAINYVHALGISVKGDLPIGIYRYSVEAWTEPELFGMDFQAGAPPDQFTDLGQNWEFPTYNWEAMKEDGYRWWKNRFKALEQYFDAMRIDHILGFFRIWRMPMSATQGILGYFYPAVPVRMEEFAARHLPFYYDRYCKPFINDQILWNEFGDERDSIHNQFMNNHFDGTYSFKEEFDTQRKLADYFKTNPHPWAEEKLISLCANVLFLPEETADGEVVYHPRFNIDKTASYQNLPQWEQHAVYDLYVDYFFKRQDGLWYEMAMEKLPVILNATDMLICGEDLGLVPESVPQVMDRLAITALKVQRMPSDDIPWYNPKNAAYLNVVTASSHDSSTLRQWWHEDRNLTQQYFNQQLGQSGTAPWNLEPQLAEIIMKQHLYNDAMLAIFPIQEFLATDIDLTNPNMDDERINNPAVFPHYWRYRMHLTLESLLEKKGFNSKIAGWVVDSNRG; this is translated from the coding sequence ATGAAGCTTTTTTTTAATATTAATTTCCTCACCAAACTGGGCGAGAATCTTCAGCTTTTAATCATTGAGGAAACAGCCGAAGATAAAATCTATCCGCTGTATTATACTGATAATGGAAACTGGACAGCCGAGGTTGATTACTTTTCTAAAAATATAACCTATAAATACCGTCTTGTCAACGAAACACAAGAGGTTTTGGATGAAGAATTCTCTCTGCATCAGCTGAATTTTCCCCATAATTATGATGAATTCCTAATTTATGATTCCTGGAATTCGAAAAACTTCCCTGAAAATTATCTCAACAATAAAATCCTCAAAAATAAATTAAGTGGGTTTAAGCCGGAAAAAACTCCGGTTTTAAAGAGACATACCCATCTGTTCCGAATAGAAGCACCAATTTATCAGGTAAACTGGCAGTTAGTTATTATGGGCAGCAATGATGCGCTAGGAAATTGGAACAAGGATTACGCGGTAAATATGGCGCAGAGCGATTTCGGTATTTGGGAAGCGGCTGTAGAAATTCCTCTGGATCTCATGATTCAGTATAAGTATGGTCTGCGAGACAGAAATACAGGCGAAGTTTTTGATATAGAATACGGCGACAACAGATGGGCGCTCCCAAATCAGGAGAAGAATATTTTGCAGATTAAGGCAGATCATTATTTCCGATTTAAGTCTTTCGAAATGTATCATGCCGCCGGAGTAGCAGTTCCGGTTTTCGCGATGAGAACTGAAAACGGTTTCGGTGTTGGGGAGTTTGCTGATTTAAGAAATCTTGCAGATTGGGCAAAAGAAGCAAATCTTTCGATTCTGCAGATTCTTCCGATTAATGATACGACGGCAAATTATTCCTGGACGGATTCTTATCCCTACGCTGCAATTTCGGTATATGCGCTTCATCCTCAGTATATTTCTGTTGAAAAAATGGAATTCCCGTTACCGGATGAACTTGTTGCCGAATATCAGGAAGAGAAGCAGCAGCTGAACTCTTTAAATCTCATCGATTATGAAAAGATGATTTCAGGGAAGTGGAAATTTGTAAACGCAGTTTTCGAACTCCATCAAGCTGAGATTTTAAAGGACAGAAATTTCAAGAAATTTATCAAGGAAAATGAGGAGTGGCTTGTGCCGTATGCCGCATTCTGTGTACTGCGCGACAAATATAATACGCCAAACTTTAACCTGTGGAAAACCCATAAAAAATATATTGCGGGGAAAATTGCTCCGTTTTTCAGTGCCAACAGTAAAGATTATTCGCAGTCCATGCTTCATGCTTGGGTTCAGTACCAGCTGCACCTGCAGCTGAATGATGCAATAAATTATGTTCATGCTTTGGGGATTTCGGTAAAAGGCGATTTGCCGATCGGAATTTACAGATACTCTGTAGAAGCCTGGACAGAACCCGAGTTATTCGGAATGGATTTTCAGGCAGGAGCACCGCCTGATCAGTTCACCGATTTAGGACAGAACTGGGAATTCCCGACTTATAATTGGGAAGCGATGAAAGAAGACGGTTACCGCTGGTGGAAAAACCGTTTCAAAGCTTTGGAGCAGTATTTCGATGCGATGCGGATCGATCATATTCTTGGGTTTTTCAGAATCTGGCGAATGCCGATGAGTGCCACGCAGGGTATTCTGGGTTATTTCTATCCTGCAGTTCCTGTAAGAATGGAGGAGTTTGCCGCAAGACATCTTCCTTTTTATTATGACCGGTATTGTAAACCTTTTATCAACGATCAGATTCTGTGGAATGAATTTGGGGACGAACGGGACTCGATTCATAACCAATTTATGAACAACCATTTCGACGGAACTTATTCCTTCAAAGAAGAATTCGATACCCAAAGAAAATTAGCCGATTACTTTAAAACGAACCCTCATCCGTGGGCGGAAGAAAAATTAATCTCGCTTTGTGCTAATGTTCTTTTCCTTCCGGAAGAAACTGCTGATGGAGAAGTGGTTTACCACCCAAGATTTAATATCGATAAAACAGCGTCTTACCAAAATCTTCCGCAGTGGGAGCAGCACGCTGTTTACGATTTGTATGTAGATTATTTCTTTAAGCGACAGGATGGGCTTTGGTACGAAATGGCAATGGAAAAACTTCCTGTGATTCTGAACGCAACAGATATGTTGATTTGTGGTGAAGACTTAGGCCTTGTTCCGGAATCCGTGCCTCAGGTAATGGACCGGCTGGCAATTACCGCATTGAAAGTTCAGCGCATGCCTTCTGATGATATTCCGTGGTACAACCCTAAAAATGCAGCATATCTCAATGTAGTTACGGCGAGTTCCCACGACAGTTCTACACTGCGCCAGTGGTGGCATGAGGACCGTAACTTAACGCAACAGTATTTTAACCAGCAGCTTGGCCAGTCGGGAACAGCACCGTGGAATCTGGAACCCCAACTTGCGGAAATTATTATGAAACAGCATCTTTATAATGATGCGATGCTTGCCATTTTCCCGATTCAGGAATTTCTGGCAACAGATATTGATTTAACAAATCCGAATATGGATGACGAAAGAATTAATAATCCTGCTGTATTTCCGCATTACTGGAGATACCGTATGCATCTTACTTTAGAAAGCCTGTTGGAAAAGAAAGGCTTTAATTCAAAGATTGCCGGATGGGTTGTTGATTCTAACCGCGGTTAA
- a CDS encoding ferritin: MISTKIGSLINDQIAKEQYAAQYYLSMSAWFSAKDLDGIANYFRVQSKEELMHADKMFDYMNDVGAEIVMGEIPKPPHEFTDAREIFEKALEHEKIVTKSIFNILKNANDEGDFATVSFLQWFVNEQVEEEANASQLVTKIKMVCDNPSAMYLFDQELKQRVFVPDPTN, translated from the coding sequence ATGATAAGTACAAAAATTGGATCGTTGATCAACGACCAAATTGCTAAGGAACAGTATGCTGCACAGTATTATTTATCAATGTCTGCATGGTTTTCAGCGAAGGATTTAGATGGGATCGCAAATTATTTCCGGGTTCAGAGCAAAGAAGAACTGATGCACGCAGACAAAATGTTTGATTATATGAATGATGTAGGGGCAGAAATTGTGATGGGCGAGATCCCAAAACCTCCACATGAATTTACAGATGCGAGAGAAATTTTCGAAAAAGCACTCGAGCACGAAAAAATTGTAACCAAAAGTATATTTAATATCCTTAAAAATGCCAACGATGAAGGAGATTTTGCTACCGTTTCTTTTCTGCAGTGGTTTGTGAACGAGCAGGTTGAAGAAGAAGCCAATGCCTCACAATTGGTTACAAAAATAAAAATGGTATGCGACAACCCTTCAGCCATGTATCTTTTTGATCAGGAGCTGAAACAACGGGTTTTCGTGCCAGATCCGACTAATTAA
- a CDS encoding DUF3857 domain-containing protein, protein MRKFYLLCFAVVSVSVYAQDYSITSIPENLLKNSKAIIRESSEDHILKAVNEMEIKNNVAITVLNSSGDEFGVVTIPYNPTTKVSNIKVEVYDAAGKLFKTFSKKDFSDYTHNPSAGLYVDDRILVLRPVSTKYPYTVRTSYEVNTSDTAFLNFTPIWTYQLAVQKSSFSLVNKSGIKIRTKISDKPIAKVNYTDEGGIWKYSYENIPALKHEPLAPSLDYLIPTVEFSPEKFSLAGREGDMTSWDTFGKWYYHQLMSPVSEVTPEIMAEVAKLNLSGTTSEKVKKLYQYMQDKTRYIFISIGIGGWQPMHAADVSKKGYGDCKALTNYMRTLLTAAGIPSYYAIIYADDSVISFDKDFPKFSGNHAILMIPTEKEPIWLENTSQKVAFNHLFYNSHNRNVLAVKENGIEIVNTPVYKPEQSKEKILAKIQLQEDGSIASDASFVFSGGQYDSNLRLFSLKNDELQEAMKNRHYNLKIDKINVENLTNDRDQARIVYDLKLNANGFSKKLGTDLFFPVMPYYQSVTFSADEERLHPFETSFPFQDDYEIEYNLPKGYKIAEVPQSSTLTTEFGTYSINFKVKDDKLIVHRVLTINKGLYPKEKFKDYMAFRKKTASNDNTKVLISKL, encoded by the coding sequence ATGAGAAAATTCTACCTTCTGTGTTTTGCAGTTGTGTCTGTATCAGTTTATGCCCAGGATTACAGCATAACATCCATACCTGAAAATCTATTAAAAAATTCTAAGGCAATCATTCGCGAAAGTTCTGAAGATCATATTCTGAAGGCGGTGAATGAAATGGAAATAAAGAATAATGTTGCTATTACAGTCCTGAACAGTTCCGGTGATGAATTTGGGGTTGTGACGATCCCGTATAATCCTACGACAAAAGTCAGCAATATTAAGGTTGAAGTTTATGATGCAGCCGGTAAACTTTTCAAGACATTCAGCAAGAAGGATTTCTCAGATTACACCCACAACCCGAGTGCAGGTCTTTATGTAGATGACAGGATTTTAGTGTTGAGACCGGTTTCAACGAAATATCCGTACACAGTAAGAACTTCTTATGAGGTGAATACCTCGGATACTGCCTTTCTCAACTTTACTCCGATTTGGACTTACCAGCTCGCGGTACAGAAAAGCTCATTTTCCCTGGTGAATAAATCGGGGATTAAAATCCGCACCAAAATCAGTGACAAGCCTATTGCAAAAGTTAACTATACAGACGAAGGTGGAATCTGGAAGTATTCTTACGAAAACATACCGGCCCTTAAACATGAGCCGCTTGCGCCAAGTCTGGATTACCTGATTCCTACTGTGGAATTTTCACCGGAGAAGTTTTCGTTGGCAGGCAGAGAGGGAGATATGACCAGTTGGGACACTTTCGGCAAATGGTATTATCACCAACTCATGTCACCTGTTTCGGAAGTAACCCCGGAGATTATGGCCGAGGTTGCTAAACTCAATTTATCGGGTACAACTTCAGAGAAGGTCAAAAAGCTTTATCAGTACATGCAGGATAAAACGCGCTATATATTTATTTCCATAGGTATTGGTGGCTGGCAGCCGATGCATGCGGCAGATGTAAGCAAAAAAGGGTATGGCGACTGTAAGGCACTTACCAATTATATGCGCACATTACTCACTGCAGCGGGTATTCCTTCTTATTATGCAATTATTTATGCAGATGATTCTGTAATCAGTTTTGACAAGGATTTTCCTAAGTTTTCGGGCAATCATGCGATTCTGATGATCCCAACAGAAAAAGAGCCCATCTGGCTCGAGAATACTTCGCAGAAAGTAGCCTTTAATCATCTTTTCTACAATTCCCATAACCGGAATGTCTTGGCAGTAAAGGAAAACGGAATCGAAATCGTCAACACACCAGTGTACAAACCGGAACAGAGCAAAGAAAAGATTTTGGCAAAAATTCAATTGCAGGAGGATGGGAGTATCGCTTCCGACGCAAGTTTTGTTTTTTCGGGCGGACAATATGATTCTAACCTTCGGCTTTTCAGTCTTAAAAATGATGAGCTTCAGGAAGCCATGAAAAACCGACATTATAATCTGAAAATCGATAAGATTAATGTGGAAAATCTCACCAATGACAGAGATCAGGCCAGAATTGTTTACGATTTGAAACTAAACGCAAACGGATTTTCTAAAAAACTGGGGACAGATTTGTTTTTCCCGGTAATGCCTTATTACCAATCGGTCACGTTTTCGGCTGATGAGGAAAGATTGCATCCTTTCGAGACTTCATTCCCATTTCAGGATGATTATGAGATCGAATACAATTTACCAAAGGGATACAAGATTGCCGAAGTTCCACAGTCTTCTACACTCACCACTGAATTCGGCACCTATTCTATCAATTTTAAGGTGAAAGATGATAAACTGATCGTTCACCGTGTATTAACTATAAATAAAGGATTGTATCCGAAAGAGAAATTCAAGGATTACATGGCATTCCGAAAAAAAACCGCCAGCAATGACAATACAAAAGTCCTAATATCTAAATTATAA
- a CDS encoding DUF3857 domain-containing protein, translated as MKKILLVLAVSLSGLIFSQHKFLDTPKLSEEDLKSEKSAKFGDVPAEILYRSYHFRIDYDGSLYKNIVSRVKIYNKDNAADYLNQEIAVYDDNRGSRETLSNLKANTYNFENGKMVATKISKDEKFKSKEDKNYNITKFAFANVKNGSVVEYSYTVLTPFLSSTPRVLIEEEIPVRYIEYVFDTPKPLGYSINYKGSLSPTHRVMEEKQLYGNEYQTYRFAYENVPAYKEEKYVMNNNNYKTGIKAELNSTMINNVFKSYATTWEDIRKRLYEHDDFGLQLNREGVVKNLLPAEIKDLPTLQKADAVLKFVQKNYTWNNEDEVFTDKGVRNLVSTKVGNTAEINLLLTMLLRSVGINADPVVMSTVNRGFLLSYNPSITQLNYVISSFVDNNKIYLLDGAYKHSEINMIAPKALNYYGLIMGKKEVKQIDIFYPDVSKTLLTVDANLNPDGTIEGRFADRDTKLYAMVVNERYVDDKEKFAQSYKDEYKFALSNMKHSLLENNDFETVFNFSADTFVDAIGSKLVFNPLLFLYAQNHEFKQDTERKAPLEFYSPNDRVKKVTITLPEGYAFENVPKSKKFRTEDNALQYTYLVTQNGNKLTVETTTQIDDSVFPKEYYPAFTQIFDNITKQEAQVVTAVKK; from the coding sequence ATGAAGAAAATTTTATTGGTTCTCGCCGTGAGCTTATCAGGTTTGATCTTTTCGCAGCACAAATTTCTTGATACGCCCAAACTTTCAGAGGAAGATTTAAAAAGTGAAAAATCCGCAAAATTCGGAGACGTTCCGGCAGAAATTCTTTACCGGTCATACCACTTCAGAATCGATTACGATGGCAGCCTCTACAAAAATATAGTAAGCCGGGTAAAGATTTACAATAAAGATAATGCCGCCGATTATCTGAACCAGGAAATTGCGGTCTATGATGATAACAGAGGTTCCCGTGAGACATTAAGTAACCTGAAAGCCAATACTTATAATTTTGAGAATGGGAAAATGGTAGCTACGAAAATCTCGAAAGACGAAAAATTTAAGTCAAAAGAAGATAAAAACTACAATATCACCAAATTTGCATTTGCCAATGTAAAGAACGGATCGGTGGTTGAATATTCTTACACCGTTCTCACGCCGTTCCTCAGTTCTACGCCACGTGTGCTGATTGAAGAAGAAATCCCTGTAAGGTATATTGAGTACGTTTTCGATACGCCTAAACCTTTAGGGTATTCCATCAATTACAAAGGTTCTTTATCTCCAACGCACAGGGTAATGGAAGAAAAACAACTGTATGGCAATGAGTACCAGACCTACCGTTTTGCTTATGAGAATGTGCCTGCTTACAAAGAAGAAAAGTATGTAATGAACAATAATAATTACAAAACAGGTATTAAGGCAGAACTTAATTCTACCATGATTAATAATGTTTTCAAATCATACGCGACAACCTGGGAAGATATTCGTAAGCGGCTTTATGAACATGATGATTTTGGTTTGCAGCTTAATAGGGAAGGAGTTGTAAAAAATTTACTGCCCGCCGAAATTAAGGATTTACCTACGCTTCAAAAAGCGGATGCTGTGCTGAAATTCGTTCAGAAAAACTACACCTGGAACAACGAAGATGAAGTATTTACTGATAAAGGGGTGAGAAATCTGGTTTCGACTAAGGTGGGGAACACTGCAGAGATCAATCTGCTGCTTACCATGCTGCTGAGAAGTGTGGGAATTAATGCCGATCCTGTGGTGATGTCAACTGTAAACCGCGGATTTCTGCTTTCCTATAATCCATCAATCACGCAGTTAAATTATGTGATTTCTTCTTTCGTTGACAATAACAAGATCTATTTGCTAGACGGAGCTTACAAACACAGCGAAATCAATATGATCGCACCCAAAGCCCTTAATTATTACGGATTGATTATGGGCAAGAAAGAGGTAAAACAAATCGATATATTTTACCCAGACGTAAGTAAAACTTTACTGACCGTTGACGCAAATCTGAATCCTGATGGGACTATCGAAGGACGTTTTGCTGACCGCGATACCAAACTTTACGCAATGGTTGTAAATGAGAGATATGTTGATGATAAAGAAAAATTTGCCCAGTCTTATAAAGATGAATACAAGTTTGCACTTTCAAATATGAAGCACAGTTTACTTGAGAACAATGATTTCGAGACCGTGTTCAATTTCTCTGCTGATACATTCGTGGACGCCATTGGCAGCAAGTTGGTTTTCAATCCGCTGCTTTTCCTTTATGCTCAAAATCATGAATTTAAGCAGGATACGGAGAGAAAAGCACCCCTGGAATTTTATTCGCCGAATGATAGAGTGAAAAAAGTAACGATAACACTTCCTGAAGGTTACGCTTTCGAGAATGTACCGAAATCGAAGAAATTCCGCACAGAAGATAATGCCCTTCAGTACACATATCTTGTAACCCAAAACGGAAATAAATTAACTGTAGAAACAACCACCCAAATAGATGATTCGGTTTTCCCGAAAGAATATTATCCGGCATTTACCCAAATATTTGATAATATCACAAAACAGGAAGCACAGGTTGTAACTGCGGTAAAGAAATAA
- a CDS encoding UvrD-helicase domain-containing protein, giving the protein MQQKNYKVINASAGSGKTYALVQNLLAICLKHPSQPDKIGNILALTFTNKAANEMKHRIIDWLKAFSELGYENNQDLINIQQKLKTEGYRLTLQDIHFRSKKILDYVLHHYSTLNIGTIDKFNSRLVRSFSYELGLAQNFNLEINAEPFLIEAVEKMLEDIGADNEVSEAFMDYVNYTLDNNERINLNKTLYQSAKEYVQDKHYFRLGENRDFDWISYEKSKKNLRDEIRNLKAESIQITNEVTQLLKEKNLEIADFAGGNSNSIAKFFNEVQRFFHQERPDFPIPSNEEGALTKFHAGASGSGKKRQGEILEIIEYLINLRQKLFQNYILTKKKEKILQAILPLKVNKEIQDKLAEIEEKNDVVLLSKFNILIHENLREEPSSFIYEKVGTKFSHYFFDEFQDTSFLQWQNFIPLRDHATSSQDMSFTLVGDPKQSIYRFRGGDSQLMLDIINKKEKSLVYAELENLENNWRSAQNIVDFNNQLYLYLSGTTQAEHCEIFGNGSQQAAKSKLKGNVRINLIENATKKVYYEEVAEKMRQDIQKCVDKGYKLSDITILCRGNFDIFSFSQLLGNSKIIYEEKEDYIKTISESGLTLNLSSTLLALTEFLRWEQNPKNLQFPVKMLYYLMVLGRIDVKDFSAEMMEMLAYSNKSEMQKFIATKYGLQLSSKGLLQLNLYNFVEHFLQEFSVQNKETDFLFNYLEMLFAYSQNSAATLKEFIKFWDEEANATTIQASDNLDAVKLMTIHKAKGLEFPVVFLPMRNEHKDGKFSNWLNIEEENGLSSVNIDPFGKELEVYDEDMAKFNQENAYQNKIDRYCLQYVATTRAVEQIFFYIEKPNKSSNNLEIYDFLEPKIPRDENGEALFSFDLYETADKNVLKKNKEKGEGLQTKPIRFKSDEKKNPDAVKIATPSKNYQNRVEKVRTGIFTHEILSKINSEKDVEKTLEAYLLEGTITLEEKEEIAERILRILKDDNYSDYFAENQLVINEKDIMISENGESKIYRPDRMINTGTGYIIIDFKTGDEREKHQEQIAEYRSVLEKLGKKVLKTEIIYV; this is encoded by the coding sequence ATGCAGCAAAAAAATTATAAAGTCATCAATGCCTCAGCAGGCTCTGGAAAAACCTATGCTTTGGTTCAGAATCTGTTGGCAATCTGCCTTAAGCACCCATCCCAGCCCGACAAAATCGGTAATATCCTCGCGCTGACTTTTACCAATAAAGCCGCAAATGAAATGAAACACCGGATTATCGATTGGCTGAAGGCATTTTCTGAGCTAGGGTATGAAAACAACCAGGATTTAATCAATATTCAGCAGAAACTCAAAACTGAAGGATATCGGTTAACGCTGCAGGATATCCATTTCCGCTCAAAAAAAATCCTCGATTATGTACTGCACCACTATTCTACTTTAAATATTGGTACAATCGACAAGTTTAATTCGCGGCTGGTAAGAAGTTTTTCGTACGAATTAGGACTTGCGCAGAATTTCAATCTAGAGATCAACGCTGAGCCTTTTCTGATTGAAGCTGTTGAAAAAATGCTCGAAGATATTGGCGCTGACAATGAAGTTTCTGAAGCCTTCATGGATTATGTAAATTACACTTTAGATAACAACGAAAGAATTAACCTCAACAAAACACTTTACCAATCAGCAAAGGAATATGTTCAGGATAAACACTACTTCCGGCTTGGGGAAAACAGGGACTTCGACTGGATTTCCTATGAAAAATCCAAGAAAAATCTTAGGGATGAGATCAGAAACCTGAAAGCTGAATCCATCCAAATAACCAATGAAGTTACCCAACTTTTAAAGGAAAAGAATCTGGAAATTGCTGATTTTGCTGGCGGAAACAGCAACAGTATTGCAAAATTCTTTAATGAAGTTCAAAGGTTCTTTCATCAAGAAAGACCAGATTTTCCAATTCCTTCAAATGAGGAAGGTGCACTGACTAAATTCCATGCTGGGGCATCCGGTTCCGGAAAAAAAAGGCAAGGAGAAATTTTAGAAATCATTGAATACTTAATTAATCTGCGGCAAAAACTTTTTCAGAATTATATTCTCACAAAGAAAAAAGAAAAAATACTGCAGGCAATTCTTCCTTTGAAGGTCAACAAAGAAATTCAGGATAAACTGGCAGAAATTGAAGAAAAAAATGACGTTGTTCTGCTTTCGAAATTCAATATTCTTATCCATGAAAATCTTCGCGAAGAGCCTTCATCATTTATTTATGAAAAAGTAGGAACCAAATTCAGCCACTATTTTTTTGATGAATTTCAGGATACGTCTTTTCTGCAGTGGCAAAATTTCATACCGTTACGGGATCACGCAACTTCTTCTCAGGACATGAGTTTTACTTTGGTAGGCGACCCCAAACAGAGCATTTACCGCTTTCGTGGAGGAGATTCTCAACTCATGCTCGACATCATCAACAAAAAAGAAAAATCACTGGTGTATGCTGAATTAGAAAATCTGGAAAACAACTGGCGGAGCGCCCAAAACATCGTGGACTTCAACAACCAGCTCTATCTGTATCTTTCCGGAACTACCCAGGCTGAACACTGCGAAATCTTTGGCAACGGTTCTCAGCAGGCTGCAAAATCTAAGCTGAAAGGCAATGTGCGGATTAATCTGATCGAAAATGCAACGAAGAAAGTCTATTATGAGGAAGTTGCCGAAAAAATGCGACAGGATATTCAAAAGTGTGTTGATAAAGGTTATAAGCTTTCGGACATTACCATTCTGTGTCGCGGAAATTTCGATATTTTCAGTTTTTCACAGTTGCTGGGAAACTCGAAAATAATTTATGAGGAAAAAGAAGATTATATAAAAACCATTTCAGAATCAGGTTTAACATTAAATCTATCCTCGACATTACTCGCGCTGACAGAATTCCTCAGATGGGAACAAAACCCTAAAAATCTTCAGTTTCCGGTGAAAATGCTCTACTATTTAATGGTGTTGGGGAGAATTGATGTTAAAGATTTCAGTGCCGAAATGATGGAAATGCTTGCGTACAGCAATAAATCCGAGATGCAGAAATTCATCGCTACAAAATATGGTTTACAGCTAAGCAGTAAAGGTCTTCTTCAGCTTAATCTATACAACTTTGTTGAACATTTTCTGCAGGAATTTTCAGTTCAGAATAAAGAAACTGATTTTCTTTTCAATTATCTGGAAATGCTGTTTGCGTATTCTCAGAACTCAGCAGCAACGCTGAAAGAATTCATTAAATTCTGGGATGAGGAAGCAAATGCAACTACCATTCAAGCCTCCGATAATCTGGATGCTGTAAAACTGATGACCATACATAAAGCCAAAGGTCTTGAGTTTCCTGTGGTTTTTCTCCCTATGAGAAATGAGCACAAAGACGGAAAATTCAGTAACTGGCTCAATATTGAGGAAGAAAACGGACTCTCGTCCGTAAACATTGATCCGTTTGGAAAAGAACTGGAGGTTTATGACGAAGATATGGCGAAATTTAATCAGGAAAACGCTTATCAAAACAAGATTGACCGTTATTGCCTGCAATATGTAGCTACCACCAGAGCTGTGGAACAGATTTTCTTTTATATAGAAAAGCCCAATAAATCGAGTAATAATCTTGAGATTTATGACTTTCTGGAACCGAAAATTCCAAGAGATGAAAATGGAGAAGCCCTATTTTCTTTTGACCTTTATGAAACTGCTGATAAAAACGTACTGAAGAAAAACAAAGAGAAAGGTGAAGGATTACAGACTAAGCCGATTCGTTTTAAAAGCGATGAGAAAAAGAATCCAGACGCCGTAAAAATTGCAACACCTTCTAAAAATTATCAGAACCGTGTTGAAAAAGTGCGAACCGGGATTTTCACCCACGAAATTCTATCCAAAATAAATTCTGAAAAAGATGTAGAAAAGACATTGGAAGCCTATCTGCTGGAAGGAACTATCACCTTAGAAGAGAAGGAAGAAATTGCCGAGAGAATTCTGCGTATTCTGAAAGACGATAATTACTCCGATTATTTTGCCGAAAACCAACTTGTGATCAATGAAAAAGACATCATGATTTCTGAAAACGGCGAATCGAAAATCTACCGACCAGACCGAATGATCAATACAGGCACCGGCTATATCATCATCGATTTCAAAACCGGTGATGAACGGGAAAAGCATCAGGAACAAATTGCTGAATACCGTTCAGTACTTGAAAAACTCGGCAAAAAAGTTCTAAAAACTGAAATAATTTATGTATAA
- the rpsU gene encoding 30S ribosomal protein S21: MLIIPVKDGEAIDRALKKYKRKFDKTGVVRALRSRQQFLKPSVTFRQAKLKAAYKQKNASREEQA, encoded by the coding sequence ATGTTAATTATCCCAGTAAAAGATGGCGAAGCTATCGACAGAGCGTTAAAAAAATACAAAAGAAAATTTGACAAAACCGGAGTTGTAAGAGCTTTAAGAAGCAGACAGCAGTTCCTTAAACCGTCAGTAACTTTTAGACAGGCTAAGCTTAAAGCTGCTTACAAGCAGAAAAATGCGAGCCGCGAGGAGCAGGCGTAA